From the genome of Triticum aestivum cultivar Chinese Spring chromosome 3B, IWGSC CS RefSeq v2.1, whole genome shotgun sequence, one region includes:
- the LOC123069255 gene encoding SCAR-like protein 2 isoform X2, with protein sequence MPLVRFEVRNEVGLGDPGLYGGAGAGKRGGVAGAAGEAEPKALLEGVAVAGLVGILRQLGDLAEFAADVFHDLHEQVITTSARGRKVLTRVQNIEAALPSLEKAVKNQKSHIHFAYVPGSDWHTQLQNEQNHLLSSDLPRFMMDSYEECRDPPRLYLLDKFDNAGAGACLKRYSDPSYFKKSWDVMRADKTAHLQKERKSHKIKRKGSRLKEPYHGQATSRYRNGELQRALTAVQLTSRQCASPSMDGRSFSEHRSTSDARSNPDNISRSSSFSSKARLSFAEQASDTKPSVVPHENGHGKLSNTDTHKLNDGSSPILLSGNREDDLGDDSKQGSLSDEMNARSPSVEWHEKTAIVMTTSSVYCDDVVMDRAESAETKHIKPVQREFDHSEMETLEQQGALLQKAKLLLSSGLNHRDEVPSETDNYMDALNTLESETETEVDFQTKKQGKPVHSFNAHAPQIESADNIVSQLPDSSPAEFPDTSPNSRMLHTFERTANFPSLSSADAPDISQHTLSGYTDIHPNEWSSVTTIPENNANEAAGDPTEISEPALQAYTATPPNQSPPHANDIPESKAEVAPRDSPEISKPGLSTYAVFPPNKESVVNQIPENNVEDALEDGTVESTSCLVPEPAISFAPTSEASPAKILPGDTTGNSVISEKSPQDYPGENHQEFGGCGMAEVSNSQTMPLNESSENGSATQHLPTHAPTSSVELSSVKLWTNAGLFGLEPSKPPVGICPGSASQSYSETNQSAIRTPDAVYGQTDRPSDSSTYFEHREHKNLNGKQASISELLESEGNAENGAGTYSGTDLAGRNNLDVVSASSFSSIAQRFLANTLQRRTSPKYNDLPISSGRVNTDANGFDDATVNSTLAPKEAVFEASQFEKKADNGMDGLPKSSIFSSRHYSEKSSPPLEHMKISFHPMSAFETSKLNLDFSDGNLHENVDDMMLPTFQLLPGSSVPQPGSGSESEDDTFGRSYSYSSYDDLSPHLYSNSELWDQEDGIGLEDHELYNDSNQIGSSTTPVSSYMGFEQMNLSGEKSTVSLSDIGDHNGLGLLESHPAGELPNFDTLMSTSNLQNGDALIPHNPVNLSPDEDQMPPPPPLPPMQWRTMRQTTSLDEERDSTAKDILKNASSLPPVHTPVQEQHLPPCAPPFPQGNVKEVNHQKVDVIKETSNLPNIFEIKSSLLQQIRDKNILLQPDLHKLNGHEKPKAVFNDVNSLDERGELLQQIRSKTFNLRRTNGSKTNTSSQSTESTANSSVVAILEKANAIRQAVASDEGGDDDNWSDIN encoded by the exons ATGCCGCTGGTCAGGTTCGAGGTGCGGAATGAGGTCGGGCTCGGGGACCCCGGGCTGTACGGCGGCGCGGGAGCCGGCAAGAGAGGCGGCGTTGCCGGCGCCGCCGGGGAGGCCGAGCCCAAGGCGCTGCTCGAGGGCGTCGCCGTCGCGGGCCTCGTCGGGATCCTGCGCCAGCTCGGAGATCTCGCGGA ATTTGCAGCAGATGTTTTTCATGACCTACATGAGCAAGTTATAACTACATCGGCTAGGGGGCGTAAGGTACTGACTCGAGTACAAAACATTGAAGCAGCACTTCCGTCTCTTGAAAAAGCTGTGAAGAATCAGAAGAGCCATATACATTTTGCTTATGTACCAG GCTCTGACTGGCACACACAACTTCAAAACGAGCAAAATCATCTCCTATCCAGTGATTTGCCTCGGTTTATGATGGATTCCTATGAAGAATGTCGAGACCCTCCACGACTTTACCTTCTCGACAA ATTCGATAATGCTGGTGCTGGGGCTTGTTTGAAGAGATATTCTGACCCATCATACTTCAAGAAATCATGGGATGTGATGAGAGCAGACAAGACTGCACATCTCCAAAAAGAAAGGAAATCTCATAAAATCAAG AGAAAAGGATCACGCCTAAAAGAACCATATCATGGACAAGCCACATCCAGGTATAGGAATGGTGAATTGCAGCGCGCACTCACTGCTGTTCAACTTACCAGCAG GCAGTGTGCATCTCCCAGCATGGATGGCCGGAGTTTTTCAGAGCATAGATCTACATCTGATGCAAGATCCAACCCTGACAATATAAGCAGATCTTCTTCATTCAGTTCAAAGGCACGACTAAGTTTTGCAGAACAAGCTTCAGATACAAAACCTTCTGTAGTTCCTCATGAGAATGGTCATGGCAAGCTGTCAAATACTGATACACACAAGCTTAATGATGGCTCTTCTCCCATCTTGCTTAGCGGGAACAGGGAAGATGATCTGGGTGATGATTCGAAGCAAGGTTCCCTGTCAGATGAGATGAATGCTAGGTCACCTTCTGTTGAATGGCATGAAAAGACTGCAATTGTTATGACTACAAGTTCTGTCTACTGTGATGATGTTGTCATGGACAGGGCTGAAAGTGCAGAAACTAAACATATTAAGCCCGTGCAGCGAGAATTTGATCATAGTGAGATGGAGACCTTGGAGCAGCAGGGGGCCTTACTTCAGAAGGCAAAGTTGTTACTATCATCAGGCTTAAACCACCGTGATGAAGTCCCCAGTGAAACAGATAACTACATGGATGCACTTAACACACTTGAATCCGAGACAGAGACTGAAGTTGACTTTCAAACTAAAAAACAAGGGAAGCCAGTACATTCCTTCAATGCTCATGCACCTCAAATAGAGTCGGCAGATAATATCGTCTCACAGCTTCCTGATTCTTCTCCCGCTGAGTTTCCTGATACAAGTCCAAATTCCAGAATGTTACATACTTTTGAAAGAACTGCCAATTTCCCCAGTTTGTCAAGTGCAGATGCTCCGGATATTTCACAGCATACATTGTCAGGTTATACAGATATACATCCTAATGAATGGTCATCTGTTACCACCATCCCTGAGAATAATGCAAATGAGGCTGCTGGAGACCCCACTGAAATTTCAGAACCGGCACTGCAAGCATATACAGCTACACCACCCAATCAAAGCCCCCCTCATGCAAATGACATTCCTGAGAGTAAGGCAGAAGTTGCCCCCAGAGATTCTCCTGAGATTTCAAAACCAGGGCTGTCAACCTATGCAGTTTTTCCTCCCAACAAGGAGTCTGTTGTCAATCAGATCCCTGAGAATAATGTAGAAGATGCGTTAGAAGATGGTACCGTTGAAAGCACTAGTTGTCTTGTACCGGAACCTGCGATTTCTTTTGCTCCAACTAGTGAGGCATCTCCTGCAAAAATCTTACCTGGTGATACCACCGGTAACTCTGTAATTTCAGAAAAGAGTCCTCAGGATTATCCTGGAGAAAATCATCAGGAATTTGGTGGCTGTGGCATGGCTGAAGTGTCTAATTCACAGACCATGCCTTTGAACGAGTCATCAGAGAATGGATCTGCAACCCAACACCTTCCCACACATGCTCCTACTAGTTCTGTAGAATTATCCTCTGTTAAGCTCTGGACAAATGCTGGGCTCTTCGGACTTGAACCGTCTAAGCCTCCAGTTGGCATATGTCCTGGTTCTGCAAGCCAAAGCTACTCAGAGACTAATCAATCAGCCATAAGAACACCTGATGCAGTTTATGGTCAAACAGACCGGCCCTCAGATTCTTCCACATATTTCGAGCACAGGGAGCACAAAAATTTGAATGGCAAGCAAGCTTCAATAAGTGAGCTCCTAGAATCTGAAGGTAATGCTGAAAATGGTGCTGGAACATACTCTGGCACTGACTTGGCTGGAAGGAATAACTTGGACGTGGTGTCTGCATCAAGCTTCTCGAGCATTGCACAAAGATTCCTTGCCAATACACTTCAGAGAAGAACTTCTCCCAAATATAATGATCTCCCTATCTCATCTGGGAGAGTGAACACTGATGCAAATGGGTTTGATGACGCTACTGTAAATTCTACTCTTGCACCAAAGGAAGCAGTATTTGAGGCATCTCAGTTTGAGAAGAAAGCAGATAATGGCATGGATGGACTGCCCAAGTCATCAATCTTCTCTAGTCGCCATTACTCTGAGAAATCATCTCCGCCACTAGAGCATATGAAAATATCCTTTCACCCCATGAGTGCATTTGAAACGTCAAAATTGAACCTAGATTTCTCTGATGGCAACCTTCATGAAAATGTTGATGATATGATGTTACCAACATTTCAGTTACTTCCAGGGTCTTCTGTCCCACAGCCCGGTAGTGGTTCTGAATCAGAAGATGACACCTTTGGTAGATCTTATAGTTATTCTTCATATGATGATCTAAGTCCACATTTATATTCAAACTCTGAGTTGTGGGATCAAGAAGATGGAATTGGATTGGAGGATCATGAGCTGTATAATGATTCAAATCAGATAGGATCCTCCACAACACCTGTCTCTAGCTATATGGGATTCGAGCAGATGAACTTATCTGGTGAGAAGTCCACTGTTTCACTTTCAGATATTGGAGATCATAATGGACTCGGCTTGTTAGAATCCCATCCTGCTGGAGAACTTCCGAACTTTGACACTTTGATGTCAACAAGTAATCTTCAAAATGGAGATGCGCTCATTCCACATAATCCAGTCAATTTATCACCAGATGAAGATCagatgccgccgccgcctcctcttccccCAATGCAGTGGAGGACAATGAGACAAACAACTTCcctggatgaagaaagagactctACAGCTAAAGACATACTTAAGAATGCCTCAAGTCTACCACCTGTACACACTCCTGTGCAGGAACAACATCTTCCGCCGTGTGCACCACCATTTCCACAAGGAAATGTCAAGGAAGTG AACCATCAGAAAGTTGATGTGATCAAAGAAACGAGTAATCTTCCTAATATATTTGAGATCAAATCAAGCTTGCTTCAGCAAATCAGGGATAAg AACATACTATTGCAGCCAGATCTGCACAAGCTGAATGGACATGAAAAGCCCAAAGCAGTATTCAATGATGTTAACAGTTTGGATGAAAGGGGGGAGTTGCTTCAGCAAATCAGGAGCAAG ACATTCAACTTAAGACGAACAAATGGATCTAAGACAAACACCTCATCACAGTCAACCGAGTCCACTGCCAATTCCAGCGTTGTAGCAATTTTGGAGAAGGCGAATGCAATCCGGCAG GCTGTGGCCAGTGATGAGGGAGGTGATGATGATAACTGGAGTGATATCAACTGA
- the LOC123069255 gene encoding SCAR-like protein 2 isoform X1, whose translation MPLVRFEVRNEVGLGDPGLYGGAGAGKRGGVAGAAGEAEPKALLEGVAVAGLVGILRQLGDLAEFAADVFHDLHEQVITTSARGRKVLTRVQNIEAALPSLEKAVKNQKSHIHFAYVPGSDWHTQLQNEQNHLLSSDLPRFMMDSYEECRDPPRLYLLDKFDNAGAGACLKRYSDPSYFKKSWDVMRADKTAHLQKERKSHKIKRKGSRLKEPYHGQATSRYRNGELQRALTAVQLTSSRQCASPSMDGRSFSEHRSTSDARSNPDNISRSSSFSSKARLSFAEQASDTKPSVVPHENGHGKLSNTDTHKLNDGSSPILLSGNREDDLGDDSKQGSLSDEMNARSPSVEWHEKTAIVMTTSSVYCDDVVMDRAESAETKHIKPVQREFDHSEMETLEQQGALLQKAKLLLSSGLNHRDEVPSETDNYMDALNTLESETETEVDFQTKKQGKPVHSFNAHAPQIESADNIVSQLPDSSPAEFPDTSPNSRMLHTFERTANFPSLSSADAPDISQHTLSGYTDIHPNEWSSVTTIPENNANEAAGDPTEISEPALQAYTATPPNQSPPHANDIPESKAEVAPRDSPEISKPGLSTYAVFPPNKESVVNQIPENNVEDALEDGTVESTSCLVPEPAISFAPTSEASPAKILPGDTTGNSVISEKSPQDYPGENHQEFGGCGMAEVSNSQTMPLNESSENGSATQHLPTHAPTSSVELSSVKLWTNAGLFGLEPSKPPVGICPGSASQSYSETNQSAIRTPDAVYGQTDRPSDSSTYFEHREHKNLNGKQASISELLESEGNAENGAGTYSGTDLAGRNNLDVVSASSFSSIAQRFLANTLQRRTSPKYNDLPISSGRVNTDANGFDDATVNSTLAPKEAVFEASQFEKKADNGMDGLPKSSIFSSRHYSEKSSPPLEHMKISFHPMSAFETSKLNLDFSDGNLHENVDDMMLPTFQLLPGSSVPQPGSGSESEDDTFGRSYSYSSYDDLSPHLYSNSELWDQEDGIGLEDHELYNDSNQIGSSTTPVSSYMGFEQMNLSGEKSTVSLSDIGDHNGLGLLESHPAGELPNFDTLMSTSNLQNGDALIPHNPVNLSPDEDQMPPPPPLPPMQWRTMRQTTSLDEERDSTAKDILKNASSLPPVHTPVQEQHLPPCAPPFPQGNVKEVNHQKVDVIKETSNLPNIFEIKSSLLQQIRDKNILLQPDLHKLNGHEKPKAVFNDVNSLDERGELLQQIRSKTFNLRRTNGSKTNTSSQSTESTANSSVVAILEKANAIRQAVASDEGGDDDNWSDIN comes from the exons ATGCCGCTGGTCAGGTTCGAGGTGCGGAATGAGGTCGGGCTCGGGGACCCCGGGCTGTACGGCGGCGCGGGAGCCGGCAAGAGAGGCGGCGTTGCCGGCGCCGCCGGGGAGGCCGAGCCCAAGGCGCTGCTCGAGGGCGTCGCCGTCGCGGGCCTCGTCGGGATCCTGCGCCAGCTCGGAGATCTCGCGGA ATTTGCAGCAGATGTTTTTCATGACCTACATGAGCAAGTTATAACTACATCGGCTAGGGGGCGTAAGGTACTGACTCGAGTACAAAACATTGAAGCAGCACTTCCGTCTCTTGAAAAAGCTGTGAAGAATCAGAAGAGCCATATACATTTTGCTTATGTACCAG GCTCTGACTGGCACACACAACTTCAAAACGAGCAAAATCATCTCCTATCCAGTGATTTGCCTCGGTTTATGATGGATTCCTATGAAGAATGTCGAGACCCTCCACGACTTTACCTTCTCGACAA ATTCGATAATGCTGGTGCTGGGGCTTGTTTGAAGAGATATTCTGACCCATCATACTTCAAGAAATCATGGGATGTGATGAGAGCAGACAAGACTGCACATCTCCAAAAAGAAAGGAAATCTCATAAAATCAAG AGAAAAGGATCACGCCTAAAAGAACCATATCATGGACAAGCCACATCCAGGTATAGGAATGGTGAATTGCAGCGCGCACTCACTGCTGTTCAACTTACCAGCAG CAGGCAGTGTGCATCTCCCAGCATGGATGGCCGGAGTTTTTCAGAGCATAGATCTACATCTGATGCAAGATCCAACCCTGACAATATAAGCAGATCTTCTTCATTCAGTTCAAAGGCACGACTAAGTTTTGCAGAACAAGCTTCAGATACAAAACCTTCTGTAGTTCCTCATGAGAATGGTCATGGCAAGCTGTCAAATACTGATACACACAAGCTTAATGATGGCTCTTCTCCCATCTTGCTTAGCGGGAACAGGGAAGATGATCTGGGTGATGATTCGAAGCAAGGTTCCCTGTCAGATGAGATGAATGCTAGGTCACCTTCTGTTGAATGGCATGAAAAGACTGCAATTGTTATGACTACAAGTTCTGTCTACTGTGATGATGTTGTCATGGACAGGGCTGAAAGTGCAGAAACTAAACATATTAAGCCCGTGCAGCGAGAATTTGATCATAGTGAGATGGAGACCTTGGAGCAGCAGGGGGCCTTACTTCAGAAGGCAAAGTTGTTACTATCATCAGGCTTAAACCACCGTGATGAAGTCCCCAGTGAAACAGATAACTACATGGATGCACTTAACACACTTGAATCCGAGACAGAGACTGAAGTTGACTTTCAAACTAAAAAACAAGGGAAGCCAGTACATTCCTTCAATGCTCATGCACCTCAAATAGAGTCGGCAGATAATATCGTCTCACAGCTTCCTGATTCTTCTCCCGCTGAGTTTCCTGATACAAGTCCAAATTCCAGAATGTTACATACTTTTGAAAGAACTGCCAATTTCCCCAGTTTGTCAAGTGCAGATGCTCCGGATATTTCACAGCATACATTGTCAGGTTATACAGATATACATCCTAATGAATGGTCATCTGTTACCACCATCCCTGAGAATAATGCAAATGAGGCTGCTGGAGACCCCACTGAAATTTCAGAACCGGCACTGCAAGCATATACAGCTACACCACCCAATCAAAGCCCCCCTCATGCAAATGACATTCCTGAGAGTAAGGCAGAAGTTGCCCCCAGAGATTCTCCTGAGATTTCAAAACCAGGGCTGTCAACCTATGCAGTTTTTCCTCCCAACAAGGAGTCTGTTGTCAATCAGATCCCTGAGAATAATGTAGAAGATGCGTTAGAAGATGGTACCGTTGAAAGCACTAGTTGTCTTGTACCGGAACCTGCGATTTCTTTTGCTCCAACTAGTGAGGCATCTCCTGCAAAAATCTTACCTGGTGATACCACCGGTAACTCTGTAATTTCAGAAAAGAGTCCTCAGGATTATCCTGGAGAAAATCATCAGGAATTTGGTGGCTGTGGCATGGCTGAAGTGTCTAATTCACAGACCATGCCTTTGAACGAGTCATCAGAGAATGGATCTGCAACCCAACACCTTCCCACACATGCTCCTACTAGTTCTGTAGAATTATCCTCTGTTAAGCTCTGGACAAATGCTGGGCTCTTCGGACTTGAACCGTCTAAGCCTCCAGTTGGCATATGTCCTGGTTCTGCAAGCCAAAGCTACTCAGAGACTAATCAATCAGCCATAAGAACACCTGATGCAGTTTATGGTCAAACAGACCGGCCCTCAGATTCTTCCACATATTTCGAGCACAGGGAGCACAAAAATTTGAATGGCAAGCAAGCTTCAATAAGTGAGCTCCTAGAATCTGAAGGTAATGCTGAAAATGGTGCTGGAACATACTCTGGCACTGACTTGGCTGGAAGGAATAACTTGGACGTGGTGTCTGCATCAAGCTTCTCGAGCATTGCACAAAGATTCCTTGCCAATACACTTCAGAGAAGAACTTCTCCCAAATATAATGATCTCCCTATCTCATCTGGGAGAGTGAACACTGATGCAAATGGGTTTGATGACGCTACTGTAAATTCTACTCTTGCACCAAAGGAAGCAGTATTTGAGGCATCTCAGTTTGAGAAGAAAGCAGATAATGGCATGGATGGACTGCCCAAGTCATCAATCTTCTCTAGTCGCCATTACTCTGAGAAATCATCTCCGCCACTAGAGCATATGAAAATATCCTTTCACCCCATGAGTGCATTTGAAACGTCAAAATTGAACCTAGATTTCTCTGATGGCAACCTTCATGAAAATGTTGATGATATGATGTTACCAACATTTCAGTTACTTCCAGGGTCTTCTGTCCCACAGCCCGGTAGTGGTTCTGAATCAGAAGATGACACCTTTGGTAGATCTTATAGTTATTCTTCATATGATGATCTAAGTCCACATTTATATTCAAACTCTGAGTTGTGGGATCAAGAAGATGGAATTGGATTGGAGGATCATGAGCTGTATAATGATTCAAATCAGATAGGATCCTCCACAACACCTGTCTCTAGCTATATGGGATTCGAGCAGATGAACTTATCTGGTGAGAAGTCCACTGTTTCACTTTCAGATATTGGAGATCATAATGGACTCGGCTTGTTAGAATCCCATCCTGCTGGAGAACTTCCGAACTTTGACACTTTGATGTCAACAAGTAATCTTCAAAATGGAGATGCGCTCATTCCACATAATCCAGTCAATTTATCACCAGATGAAGATCagatgccgccgccgcctcctcttccccCAATGCAGTGGAGGACAATGAGACAAACAACTTCcctggatgaagaaagagactctACAGCTAAAGACATACTTAAGAATGCCTCAAGTCTACCACCTGTACACACTCCTGTGCAGGAACAACATCTTCCGCCGTGTGCACCACCATTTCCACAAGGAAATGTCAAGGAAGTG AACCATCAGAAAGTTGATGTGATCAAAGAAACGAGTAATCTTCCTAATATATTTGAGATCAAATCAAGCTTGCTTCAGCAAATCAGGGATAAg AACATACTATTGCAGCCAGATCTGCACAAGCTGAATGGACATGAAAAGCCCAAAGCAGTATTCAATGATGTTAACAGTTTGGATGAAAGGGGGGAGTTGCTTCAGCAAATCAGGAGCAAG ACATTCAACTTAAGACGAACAAATGGATCTAAGACAAACACCTCATCACAGTCAACCGAGTCCACTGCCAATTCCAGCGTTGTAGCAATTTTGGAGAAGGCGAATGCAATCCGGCAG GCTGTGGCCAGTGATGAGGGAGGTGATGATGATAACTGGAGTGATATCAACTGA